aacagtaTTTATGTTTCTTTAATCATGAGTCTGAAGTCAGTAGTTTTAATGTTTATAGCTCTCAGTTGAGTTTGGTTTTTACTCAAGTACATTCCTGTGTtgttcattaaaataaaaataggaccaatagtcTTGTTTCTTattggcatgttctatcaagaatcaataacaacttgaatttgtgaggttgtcaggttctgctgctgttagagtcctgtggtcttatcAATCTCCCATtaaaagtgggtggtactttcactggaggataactcaactaattaaaaatgaaagtccatatatgacttcccattagtgctcaatagtaactacattgatatctctaaccatttccattttataagccattaaaacatggcccattataagtaaaggcaatttttttttaacccataaaaacccaaagcaTCCACTGACCTAAAATGGTTCACAACTGTTGATCTACTactccgatcaatacatgtaaataactgatgaaaaaaacagttttttatcttttcatggtcatcagatatgactcatttggatgttcagaggctccgtagtgaacgtggaatcactgtcatcttctacaacattgattcaccagtaaaacccatggtgtttgatcaatgacagtggatggagacaactggtttatgttcagttattaatatcttgctgaaaaagtcccttgttcttcttttttctctgtttctgatatagtaaccctcaattttaatctgagtttttataaacatctacatgatcagtgaattacaaatagaaaaatacctgatttacactgaaaaataattgatataaagaggataatattacaataaatggtgacaaattacttAATAATGGGTAAATAGggaggaaaaagtcatttggtaactgccacaaaaatagcactgggtctttatgggttaatatttgagcaattcgtcaaaaattcaaaaatctaagtttctcaaaaatgtcaataaactttgtagacattgtcccaaaaaaGCTATAGATTTTAAATGAATTCGACCAGCAGTTTCATCACCTACcgagatgatgacgatgacgcaGTGCCTTCACAGTAGCGCATGGCCTATCAGCTGGTGAGTTAAGGTCAGGTGTGTCAGATATGACCTGcagaccaaaactggcccaacaaggggtccaatccagcccacaagatggatttacaaaaaatattaacaatgaaGAGTATCAAACTCAAGTGGATTGGatacctataaatgatgacagctccaaatttttcttttttttttttttggttttgttgtaaaaaaaaaaaaaaaaaaagtaaaattacaagataataatgtttatatctacaaactatcctttaataaaaaaatatgaataccaTGAaccgtgaacaacctgaaatttcttaagaaaaataagtgcgattttaacaatattatgtctgttactaaatgctttgtgccttagtagatccactgcgatctttaagttggaatgcacatgtgtaactTAGGGTGACCAAACGTTCTCTTTTGAggacgatattgttgaaatttcactttaaattttttgctctaaaataaagagaaaaaattggagttatgatttataggttattatgcttttacttTACTGTTCTGACCTATTTGGGATTGAATTggggtgtatgtggcccctgaactaaaatgagtttgacatccctgatctatatAGAGTTTAACAcagtaaatcaaatcaaaatgatagaatgttttatatatatatattacatgttAATCTTAAAGTACTATAAAGCGTATTGAGCAGGTTAGGCAAACTGAAACTGACTATTAATAAAGCCGGCTTGGACTTGAAGATCTTTTGCTGAGAAGGAAACCACACACCCTGTCAAAGATCACTGGTCATGACACATTCTTTGTCGCTATTTTAATTGCTTTGACTCTGAATCCTGTGAATGAGTGAGCGACTGTTTATGAGGGAGCTCTTGTTAATCTGTCACTTCATAAGAATCACCTCAGGGGTAAAGTATACTCTGTCAGGTTCACCACTAGAAACAAAAGTTATTGTGACAGACCTTGACCATTTTCATTCAGAGAGAAATCCTTTAATGTAATTCATTTTTACCTTCCTTTTAGAGCACTTTTTTTCCCATGAGGATTTGCTGAATAACATGGAGGAAGTCCTTAACAGCACCATTCACCCGGCTTGTTTACAAGAGCCGCCACTGGCCATCGATGTGATAAAACGTAAGTGACCTACATTATTATATCTTGCTGTTGATAATATCATCTTATCAATCAGAACAGCTACTGATAGTAATAGTTAAGGCAGTTATTATGCACGTACTTCCTCTGTGTCATTTCCTGATATTTTTCACGTGCAACAAGAAGTAAAACTTAAATTTTGAAGTGAACTGTGTTTTGTTATGGATGTGCATCAGCGGCCAAGAGTCTTTGAGGGTTATATGAGGTTAGATCAGCAGCAAAATATCATCATGAGCCTATTTTATCCTTATATAATTTTAAGTCAACATCTGTtctgtgtgcatatgtgtatatTTGCATTTCATTTAATAATCCCACTTTGTGTCACTCTCTGCTCCACTGTTCTACACCAGAGCTAGATGTGTTTGGAATTTGCCTTTATTCTATGCTCACCTTCATGTCCTGTCTGTCGCTGTTACTATATTTGGAGCAGTGTGTCTATATTTATAAAAAACTACCTTACCCTAAGAAGACAACCATCATCTGGGTCAATGGTGCAGCACCAGTAAGTATAACATTCTGTTAATCCTAATATGGCAACATTAGATAcaatttttaacatttattattcTAATGTTTACTGATATTATCCGTGGACTGTTTCCATACAAAGCCATACAGTGTAAGTTCTTTATGTCCTCCTGAAACACAGGAATGGATTTTGTCCTCTAgggagacaagagtttcacaactttatttaaaaaaacaaataaataagatgAACATTGTCCACTATTAAGGACATTCCAtatgaaatgaattaaaaatgtgtctgaaaaaattgttgtggCCTTCTATTCTACTCTCATCCAAGACTATTATAGGATATACATGTCTATTATCTGTGTCCTCTTAAGCAAAATATCCCAATTATAGCATTAATACATGACTCTTCTTTTTACAGAGGAAACAAAGTGGAGGAGGTGTaccattgagttttttttttttcttaatttgtatTAATCACAACTATGAATTTAGGATAGACATAATTTATGCTCAAGCTCTGATACCTCCAGAATCTATATTCATCAGATTGTTTGTTTATAAGCAAGTAATATATGACAGAAGGTTCTGCAACTGTAACATAATTAACATCTGGATATCTAAATGCCAATGCCAATGCTCTGTCAGACAAAGCCAGGGCAGGTTTTAACCTTTTACATATTTAattataatatttatattaaatttaATCACACTTCTCTCAATATTTCCCAGGTTATTTCCACCATGTCTTGCTTTGGGATGTGGATCCCTAGAGCAGTCATGATCACTGACATGACATCTAACTGGTACATTTTCTATTACACACTATTCTCTTCAAAAGCTTTCTCAAAACAAGTTGTAATACGGTTAAATGACTGTGTAAACTATAAAACCTTGGATAAACAGAGAAATGGATGGTGACTGTGCTCAATGAATCATCACATGTATAAAAAACAAAGATCACACCGCATGTGCAAGTGTGCTCAACTCATTAACATGTTCAGGTTTTTATAGATAATCACCAGTAGTAAATGTGAGCACCTTCTGATTTATATGGTTTCTGTTCAACACACATGCTATGGCACATGTATTGGCTATGAAACCCATCCGCAAGAACGTCTTTTATCTCTTTTGACACATTCTTATTATTTCATATCCTAATAATTGCAGCAATATTAATAAATGTATACATATTTGATATATAAATGAGCAATAATAGTGTATTATATAGCTCagtaagggtcaaaacacagtaatgtcccgtcagagagcgaactttaattgactgccatcccaacatttatttcaatataaagtagctcctcgttttggataattccttatggtccaactgaagcaaaaatgaatttaaaagtaaaaatgtcggTCATTTAGCCACACTAATCTGTTAAATTGTCtcaaaaatgtcccgtcagagagatttcgaataccgtaaTGATTTGACCCGTAATAACATTACAACAGCGTGGTAGTAGTTTGTTAAGACAAAGGTAATAATCTACTAACGTCATGCTATTACAAAGTAAAAGCATGGCATTACATCACCAAGTTCTTTGTTATCTCTGCTCATTTTCAGTCACTGTATAAGCATTACATTATTGGTTAGGTTTTGTCTTATATTACTATGAAATTAAATAGACACATGTAGTTTGTATCCTTCATTCATGGTTATTTCACCAAAAGAACCACAACTGTTTCCAGGCAATAAGATTAATGCATCAAACTTGTAATTTCTACGGTATTATCTTCAAACAAAGTGAATGAAACATAAGGGAAGATTAATTTCAGAATTATAATTTTGTAATTgctatttttattactattttatgACTTGGCGTTACTACAGTATGACTGTGTTATTGCCAAGCTGTAATGTAAAGTGCTACAGAGGGCTCTAAGTCCCTGATCTTTGTCCGTAGTTATTTTGCAGTGGTGGTGTATAAGATCCTGGCTTTAATGATTGAAGAGTTGGGAGGCAGCCGCACTTTCCTGAAGCGGTTTTCTGGTAAACCCTTCAAGATCAGCACCGGaccctgttgctgctgctgcgttTGTTTGCCCTATGTGCCAATGTCACGGTATTCACCtttttatacacatatatacagatcATACTACTATAATCTGTTcaaaatataccaaaaaatacttatatttactttaatgtgttaaatgtgtttatgtgtgtagaTTTCTGATGTAATATATGACTGCAGATGTTTCTCacatggttttttttatttatttttttgatcaaTCAGGCGAATGTTATTCATACTGAAGCTGGGGGCTCTTCAGTATGCAATCCTAAAGACAGTGCTCTCTGTTGTCTCCGTAATACTGTGGACAAATGGAAACTTTGATCTTTCTGATGTAAGTTTGTGACATAACCTTTTCTAAATATCCTGTTCTGTTGAATATGATATGAACATTACCTCAAACTGgaatctctatctatctatctatctatctatctatctatctatctatctatctatctatctatctatctatctatctatctatctatctatctatctatctatctatctatctatctatctatctatctatctatctatctatctaatttttttttttttccccatttcagCTAGAGATTACAGGTACAGCGATTTGGATAAACCCATTTATTGGTGTCCTCACAATTGTCTCCCTCTGGCCGGTCGGCATCATTTTTATGAACACCAACAGCCTGCTACGCAGCCTCAAGATGATTCCAAAGTATGCCATGTACCAGGTGAGTCAGCACAATTACTTTAGTCTGCAGTGTGCCATAGAGATCAAAATAATCAGAATAAAGCACCTAGATTTATAGGATATGTATCCCCTGTAGTGAAATTTGGTTGATTTGTGGCTTAAATGGAGGTCATATATGGAAAAAAACACTATGGTCCAGCACTCAGAACCAGCCCAAGAAACATCCCAATCCAGTCTCCCTTATCCTGAATTGAAAGCAGAACATCCCTCAAACCATTAAAAAAGGCAGCATTGTGTTTTGTAGCATGTGCTGGTTGAAAGGCTGTATGTTTGATGTGTCACACTCAAGGAATATATAACTAGAAATGATTAACTAAGAATGTTTTCTAAGCAACAGATATATTGTGGAAATAGAAAAAGCTCACATATTGCCCTAAAAGATAACTTCAGGGCAGAATATaagaccatccatccatccatccattgggCATATTAGCTAATTGTCCACATGTAGGCTAATGCAGTTATTTAGATTGTTTCATCTGAGTTTTATCCTTTATGTGTTTGGAACCACTATCCAAGCTATCTAACTGAAAAAGTTGTCAATTGTGATGCAATCTGTCAAGACATTTTCATGATTCAGCAtgtgtgttttctatgttttgatgTGGTGGGCTAGTATAAGTACAAAGAGGCCAAAAATAGATGTACTCAAGGAAAGTACCTAAAATTTACTTTGAGTAAATGCATTTGGTTACTTTTCTTCCTCTGCTGTCTTCAAGTTTATCTCCTGAATTTCTGTACACTTCCCTTAAGTTTCATGTGTTATAAATCCTGATATTTGGGTGTGAAACAGTACAAAATGAGTTGCATCTGCATACATGTAATTGATGGGCATTGCTTTCCTTTCAGCTGGTACTTGTTCTGAGTCAGCTGCAGACTTCGATCATTAACATCCTGGCCTTGGATGGAACCATTGCTTGTGCTCCTCCCTTCTCATCTCAGGCTCGAGGATCCAGTAAGAAACATCCCTACATGTTTTTCACATGTGAAATCTAACCCGTCTAATCTGTCTGTTCTGTATTTCCTTTTGTCTCTTTCTGTCCTGAAGTGCTAAGTCAGCAGATGATGATCATAGAGATGTTCATCATCACTCTGGTCACTAGGTTTTTGTACCGTCGCACATATGACCCACTtcccactgacactcatgagtgtgaaaacaaccacaactccagcaTCGCGGTGAAGGCTGCGCTTGTCGAACACGATGTCTAAACAGAGTGACATCTGCGAGGGTGTCACACTGCTCTGTTTCCATATGGTATTACATTTCACCTCAAACCGGACCAGACATAAGGAAAAAGGGAAAACTGCTAAATGACTTCCTGTTTGACTTTTACACATTAATTCTTTGTACTTTCTACACATTATATTTCCTTTTTGACATATTTATGTTGCATCCTCCATATCCATTGATGCATTTGCAATAGTgatgaaagtctgtttgtgtaaaAAGGTACAGCATTGAATTGctcaaatgtttttatgtattcAGTGTTTGAACACCACAGGTTAATTTTGATGTATTTCCATATTTATAACATGGTGGCAGTAGAAATCTCACAAACAGGtctgtctaataataataaccacaTAAGACAATACCAATACAGCTGATAATTGTTtacattaactgtttttttcaggattttacattttttaccatAAAAGGAGTATAGTACTGGGCAAAAATTAGGCAGCGTATTACATTCATACTTGCTTTTTTTTCTAGAGACaaaacagtgtgttataaagTATGATGAAAGGAGGTTAACTCTGTTTTCTTCTAGGAGTATATAATTAAAGATCTAGAACTGAAAATGATTCTGTTTCTGTCATAAAAGGAGCatagaggttaaaaaaaatgtaagtttggAATAAGTTTCTATTTTATGTATATGTGCAACTTGATAAAAAGATATAATCCAGCTATTtatttgtgtcagtgtgtgttttagagGAAGAGATATACTGTAGATGTTGTGGTCATTGCACTAACACTAACAAAAGTCACATACTAACATGATAACCTATGTACATTAGTGAACATGTAGATTCTTTTACTGAGGAATTATGTATACATGTACACAAATTCACAAAAAGAAAGTCTTTCCACCTTAAATTCTGTCGTgatatatttgtgtgtttgtgattgtTTTATTATTTCCATTTCAGATTTAGTCTAAACTGTCGGGTCATTTctgctgaacttttttttttattttttaaatcagttaACAAAACCAAAGCCTTTAAATAACTTCATGACAAATCACCCCCTCTGTTCCATTTATTGTCTGAAACATCAACTTAAAGATTTACCATTCCTGGATTCCATTTAATTGCCATAATATTGCCAACAATATGACTCTCTCCTTAACATCCTGCCGTCTCTTCGCATAACCTTGAGGTAAAACTATTTTAGAGGCAGCTGCTCCACTTTCACAGAATATTTTGGAGGACAGGTGCAGTTCTGACAGCAGCTTTATTTCCAGACATGTGCAGCAGAAATAGATGACTGTAGGTTTTACAGTAGGCTCTAACTCAAACTGTGCCATGTGTTGTTTCTTTAATATCCACAAGAGGGTATCCTTATTCCACTGAAAATCTTCAGTCAATGACCTGAAGATGCGCAGCCGTTTCTCCTTGACTCACATGACCGATATACGCATGACGCATGATGAAAAACAATTTGCTGACCACACACATAGATTTAGCACTTATTTTTGCTTTCAGAACGACGATACTACACATGGTATTCACACATGGGTCACCTTTACTGCTATAATTTAatacaaaagcaaaataaaaattgtaTATTGTACAAATAAGGAACATAGTCAGTTAATTGTATTGTGTATAGTCAAAAAAAGATTTACAAGATACAAATTAAAATCAGAGAGGCTAGTGTCTAGTCATTTCACACCAAAGTCAAGGGACTATAACTGGAAATGAATAGTTTTTTATTCTGGAAGCTGATCTTAGGAATTTAAAGTGTTGAAAGTTCTTATTGTTTTCCTGAGTCAGGCCATGAATGatcttaaaatattaaaatataaactgaacatGATGGAAAAGCAGTGCAAAGTTGATAAAACCTGGGTTATAGGAGTGGATTTCGTTCATGTTCTGGCTGTTAAATTTTGAGTAAGATGTAAATGCGAGTCTGACTGAGAATTTTAGCAGGTAAAGTCCACATATGATGATATAAAAGCATGCATGGCTTTTTCTGTGTCGCTAAAATGTATCATGTATTATGGAGACGTTTCTTAACTGGTTAAAACAACTTTGGATGATATTTTTGCTCCAAGCATAAGCGGCTGTGAAATGTTACTCCTTGCTTCCTCAGATTTAACATTTATACTAAGGGAACTCATGGTGGATTCTACCTGCAGCCTGTGACCCAGGGCCAAATCTGAAATATTCGACAAAATATTCACAATGCTCTCTTCACTTCATCAGTCTTATAATATTGAAAGAAAATACAGTTTACAGCATATTTACTCCATTAGCACATGCAGACCATTTCCTCTAAAATAAAGTCAATTTATTCATGGATGATTATGTCATTTCAGTTGTTTGATTGTCTTGTGGCCTGATGTTGATGCTATCAAGATGTTAACAAAGTCAACATTGATACAGTTAATCCAGCTATGAATTGATTTCATGGTACAAATGCAAATTTACCCTGACAGGACCTTTCAGTTTTTATATGTCCACTAAAAGATGTtcagaaatgtttgtttttgaacATAACATTACATTAGAGTGGACTATGTATGATATGAAATATGCAAAACAGCAAAAGGTGGACAATCCAAACAGGAATGTAGGTCAATATGTTAATCGCCTCCCAAAATATAATGCagctaagtattttttttttttatcataatatcCATTAAAAAATGGCAATGtgaaaaatattaaacaaattgGGATGCTTTGTTGAATTGGGATGCTTTGTTAATTTTTGCTACCCCTAAATAGACTACTTCtatttttcttaaaataataATTCTTCAATAACTTCAATAAAAATAAGACCAAATGTGTACCACAAACAGATTATTAGGCTGCATGTAAAAATACACTGCATTAGTCAGGATGAGATGTTTATATAAAGCCGGATCATTCAGAATACAAAATTTGGATCCATTAATGGAGTGTTTGTTTTTGCCCATTATGTAAACAGAGTCAtcagacagagaaaaagagagtGAGGAAGAGAAAGCTGTGTTCAGGGTGGGTTGATGATAGCCCCTGGCTCTGCATTGCTGACGAAAGCTGCTTAGCTCCTCAGTTGCCATGGCAACCGGGGAGAGCAGCCAGACAAAAACGAGGCAAAGGGGAGGGGCCTTCAAGGGAGAAATAGAGGAGAAAGAGCTGGATGgcaaagacagacagagggagggaTACACACACCCGATAAAGAAACAGACGGAGAGCAACAGAGGTAACGGAAGGCAACGAGAGGGAGATAAAGACATACATGTACAAACAAGTGGCTGGGGAATTCTAAGAGCAGCCAGCAACTGAAGGATACAGAGGAAGGGGGACACAGAGAAGATGGATGTACAAACGGAGAGCACGGACCCTCCGCCTGGTGAATCACAGTCGAGTGGGAAAATCAGAAAAGGATTCAAGCTGTTTGGCAAACGCAAGCCAGGTAACATCTTTTCTATTCGAAATAAAGGAGATGGAAACAACAAGTCACCTGTTAACAAGGCTAAAACCCCTGATGGATTAGAGACAGCTGCAGCAGACACAGAACAGGATCCTGAGAAAGAAAAAGGACAGGGGGTGAATCAAGGAGATGGTGAACAGACAGACGAGGAGCCGCTTGGTGAAGATGGCGTTATCGCTGCCGCCCCTGCTCGCACCTCCATTTCTTCAGCCAGCTCTGCCAAGTCCCTCGGCTTCCTGTCACTACTGAGGGGCGGCCGAAGAGGAGTACTGGACCGCCGGGTCCAAACAGTATCCCAGCCAGTGGGTCGACAGCGTCGTGGGCTCAAGGGTCTTTTTGGCAATGTTAAGTTTCGCTCAAAGGATaaggaggacaaggaggagaaggaggaggctcCACCGAGCCCACTTCTCATGTCGTCTCGCACCAACAGCGTGGAAATCATCAAAGAGGACCTCACTCTCACCCCTAAATCTCAGCCTCGCTCTCTGGACAGCCCCGGGACTGAGAGCTGTGGTCCCACCAAGAGCTTAACGACACAGGACAGCCCGGCCACTTCCCCATCAGAGACAATGAGTCCACAGATGACAGCAGGCAATGTGAGTAGAACTAATGAGCATGTGCCGCCTTTACCCACAACAGAACCCCCCATGGTACCCGGAGAGAACAGTCTGAGCACTCTGCTGGCAGACATCTCCTCTCTCCTGACCTTTGACTCAATCTCAGGGGGTGGAGACATCATGGCTGATGTGGAGGCTGAGTGGGGCAAATCCAGTGGTGCCACCAGCCCTGCGGCGACTAAGGCCACAGCATCACCCACATCCCTGTTCTCCAAACCCACCATGTCATCTCCACTGACCTCATCCTCCATCACTACTTCTGTTGCATCAAAACCCTCTTCTGTGGCTGTCAGTATGAGCCAGACCCAATCTCTGACTTCAGCAAAGACAACTATAACCTCTTCTCCCGTTGCCAAGCCGAGCACCATTATCACTACTTTGACAAAATCTTCCACTTTGACAACTCAGACTGTCAAATCAGGTTCTGCTTCAGCTCCAGAGCCTGTGACCAGCATTACTACTAAACTAACTACTACATCTACAGCAACAACAAAACCTTCAAGTACCCCTGTAACATCAACAAGTGTTTCAGCGCCAATAATGTCTTCCCTTCCAATAACTAAACCCACACTAGATGCCCCCTCTACTACAGCTCCTCCCAACACCCCAGCAGCAGTAGTTAAAGCTCCATCTGCTAGTCCAACTCTTACCTCTACAGTTAGCAAATTGGCCTCAGAGATTACAGAACATCCTAAATTACCTGTTGCAGCAACTAAATCTTGCCCTGTATCCTCTCCATTTTCGGCTAAACCCCCGCTAACCCACAGCCCTCCCACCCCTGCTACTTTCACCCAGTCTCTATCTGCTAAACTGGATTTGACTGGCAGTGTCAACTTGCAAACCTTCTCTTCATACAAAAGTTCAGCCACAGGAGAATTGAAACCCCAAACGGCGGTATCAGTCGCATCTACTGTTACAACCCAACCCTCACCTCCTGCACCTGTCGTTTCCTCCAAGACCACACCTGCTCCCACATCAGTTTCAACTCCTGTTTCAGTATCTACGACTGTTTCTAAACCCATTCACACATCCAGCCCTATGGATTTAAGTAAGACTCCCTCTATTGTAACTTCTGCAGTTTGTCCTCCATCTAGTACAGCTGCCCCAGGTTTAACTAAACCCCAGTCTGGTCCTGCATCTGTCCCAACTCCATCTGCAGCTTCTTTAGATAAAATCTCCTCAACTGTACCTGCTACTGCACCAACCTCTTTAGGTAAGATGCCCCCTCCTCCCACAACAACCCCAGCTCCAACCTCACAAACTGTTGCACCCCCAGTACCTGCTACTGCCCCTTCTCAGACCCCTCTTACCCAAACGAAACCTACCCCTGCTCCAGTTGAAGTTCCTGTATCTCAGTCTAaagctcctcctgcttcagtaGCATTTACTGTATCTGTAAATACTCCTGGTCCTCAAGCGAAACCCCCTCCCACTCCCGTAGCCTTTTCTGTATCTATAAATGATCCTGTTCCTGTTTCTCAAGGTAAAGCTCCCCCTGCTCCAGTCGCATTTTCTATACCTAAAGATGCTCCTGTACCTGTTAATCAAGCTAAAGCCCCTCCTTCACCTGCAGAAACAATAGTTTCTGTACCTAAAGCCCCTACCCCTGCCCCTCAAATCCCAGTTTCTGTACCTAAAGCCCCTACCCCTGCCCCTCAAATCCCAGTTTCTGCACCTAAAGCCCCTACCCCTGCCCCTCAAATTCCGGTTTCTGTACCTAAAGCCCCAACCCCGGCCCCTCAAATCCCAGTTTCTGTACCTAAGGACCCTCCTGCTCCTGTTCAGATTCCACTTTCTCAGTCCAAAGCCCCTACTCCTGCCCCTGTTCCTTGTCCTGTCACTTCTCTCTCCTCGAGTGAAGCCTCTAAAATGAGAGACAGTGGACGGGGGACAGTGGACGGGCTTCTGGGAAGTCAAAAGAGTTCAGATGCCCAGGAGACTCAGCCTGTACCCTCCAAAACTGATGAATTGCAGAATGAGTCATGGCCCaacaaggaggagaaaaagaggacACCGCAAGCAAAGACGACAGGACTTAGCAAAATACCTGTAGTTGGAGGGGGCAGGGCTGGCAAAATCCCAGTCCGGGACAGCCAACATGCTGATGAGGAAGCAAGCAGGGACCCACCGACGCCTGTGCTGGAAGAAGTAAGGCCACACTTTAATTCACATGACACAGGAAGCAAAGATAAAATCAGTAACGCTGAGGCCACTGTGGTCACCCCGAAACACACCCAGGAGGAGAGCCTGCAGCTTCAGCAACCAAAAGGCAGCACCTGTTTGCAGCGTGACTCAAAAATCCCTGTGAAGCACGGGGCACAGTCTCACACTGCCTCCCAAATCCCTCAAGCTAAAGACCCGCCTCGCACCAAGATACCAGTGTCCAAGGTTCCTGTCCGCAGGGTTGGTAATAAACCCACAGCTGCAAGCGGCAGCAGCcagatgagaaaataaaaactggaATAATCAGTGAACAAACCATGGCTCTGACTGCAACTTTTTTTCCAATGTAACTACATGACCACCCATTTTCAATTCATACTTCTCTACTGTATCACTCTTGGCTCAACATAAACAACAGCAAACAGAGTCTAGAAAGCAGACAGCACTCAAGCACAAAACATCTCTTCAGTAAGCCGAAGCAACAAGCCTGGCTCTTTGGTGCTGAGCCGACCAGATCTGCACTCAGGAAAGGTCCGAGGTCACACCTGGACGCACAGCAGCATCGGTAACTAAGGATAAGTAAGATTAAAGGTCTTCTGGGATCAGTGTCACACTCACAACATGGGCGAGTGCCTTTTTAAAGGGTGCTTTTCCTACAGACTCTCAAAATTTGACTTAGTCTTTTCTACAGTACTTCAACTTTTGTTACTCTACTTTTTGTAGGAACCTTCaagtctttctgtctttctttccagCAAGTCTCTTTGATAATAACCAGTCCCTTTACCTTTTATTTTTGTCAGGAGTTG
The Sphaeramia orbicularis chromosome 14, fSphaOr1.1, whole genome shotgun sequence DNA segment above includes these coding regions:
- the LOC115432976 gene encoding organic solute transporter subunit alpha-like; translation: MEEVLNSTIHPACLQEPPLAIDVIKQLDVFGICLYSMLTFMSCLSLLLYLEQCVYIYKKLPYPKKTTIIWVNGAAPVISTMSCFGMWIPRAVMITDMTSNCYFAVVVYKILALMIEELGGSRTFLKRFSGKPFKISTGPCCCCCVCLPYVPMSRRMLFILKLGALQYAILKTVLSVVSVILWTNGNFDLSDLEITGTAIWINPFIGVLTIVSLWPVGIIFMNTNSLLRSLKMIPKYAMYQLVLVLSQLQTSIINILALDGTIACAPPFSSQARGSMLSQQMMIIEMFIITLVTRFLYRRTYDPLPTDTHECENNHNSSIAVKAALVEHDV
- the LOC115432975 gene encoding APC membrane recruitment protein 2-like codes for the protein MDVQTESTDPPPGESQSSGKIRKGFKLFGKRKPGNIFSIRNKGDGNNKSPVNKAKTPDGLETAAADTEQDPEKEKGQGVNQGDGEQTDEEPLGEDGVIAAAPARTSISSASSAKSLGFLSLLRGGRRGVLDRRVQTVSQPVGRQRRGLKGLFGNVKFRSKDKEDKEEKEEAPPSPLLMSSRTNSVEIIKEDLTLTPKSQPRSLDSPGTESCGPTKSLTTQDSPATSPSETMSPQMTAGNVSRTNEHVPPLPTTEPPMVPGENSLSTLLADISSLLTFDSISGGGDIMADVEAEWGKSSGATSPAATKATASPTSLFSKPTMSSPLTSSSITTSVASKPSSVAVSMSQTQSLTSAKTTITSSPVAKPSTIITTLTKSSTLTTQTVKSGSASAPEPVTSITTKLTTTSTATTKPSSTPVTSTSVSAPIMSSLPITKPTLDAPSTTAPPNTPAAVVKAPSASPTLTSTVSKLASEITEHPKLPVAATKSCPVSSPFSAKPPLTHSPPTPATFTQSLSAKLDLTGSVNLQTFSSYKSSATGELKPQTAVSVASTVTTQPSPPAPVVSSKTTPAPTSVSTPVSVSTTVSKPIHTSSPMDLSKTPSIVTSAVCPPSSTAAPGLTKPQSGPASVPTPSAASLDKISSTVPATAPTSLGKMPPPPTTTPAPTSQTVAPPVPATAPSQTPLTQTKPTPAPVEVPVSQSKAPPASVAFTVSVNTPGPQAKPPPTPVAFSVSINDPVPVSQGKAPPAPVAFSIPKDAPVPVNQAKAPPSPAETIVSVPKAPTPAPQIPVSVPKAPTPAPQIPVSAPKAPTPAPQIPVSVPKAPTPAPQIPVSVPKDPPAPVQIPLSQSKAPTPAPVPCPVTSLSSSEASKMRDSGRGTVDGLLGSQKSSDAQETQPVPSKTDELQNESWPNKEEKKRTPQAKTTGLSKIPVVGGGRAGKIPVRDSQHADEEASRDPPTPVLEEVRPHFNSHDTGSKDKISNAEATVVTPKHTQEESLQLQQPKGSTCLQRDSKIPVKHGAQSHTASQIPQAKDPPRTKIPVSKVPVRRVGNKPTAASGSSQMRK